The Microcoleus sp. AS-A8 genome includes a window with the following:
- a CDS encoding glycosyltransferase, whose translation MTSTSSKVREKPSRKHIGISNEQRKRLSNLLVERVPQAFDAVLQALPHTHLLVLIGSLIWLSIPIIAVRPAIWQQGVVAAVLIAVGRIVLQMEEQQPTKKVSEYLHLFLIVVSVVTTLRYLYYRVNYTLNFDDIINGFFCFLLFTAELYAICTLVLAYFQTLKIKDRKPIDLSLYPQEQWPKVDIYIPTYNEDVEIVRKTTLCALAIDYPDDKKRVYVLDDGRAEKYKARREELRQMCEELGATMLVRDNNDHAKAGNINTAFKVTEGDLVLILDCDHMPVKDFLMNVVGFFFNPKVAFVQTPHWFYNPDPFERNLLTQGKIPVGNELFYKVLQKGNDFWNAAFFCGSAAVIRKEYALQIGGIATETVTEDCHTAFRLHSLGYESVYYDKIMVAGLAPEKFSAYVGQQVRWARGMAQILRIENPLINRKLNLTIPQRICYFSATSHFFYGFPRLMYAIAPPLFLLFGINSVKGLGLETLFYALPHIILSMQTNHIPYKHVRFSFWNEIFEFAMSFQAGIVTLLALVNPKLGSFNVTDKGLSVTKRSFDFDSVRYLVIVGAIGGASLLAVPFWLWLSPEDTQAVLINTFWCVFNLSLVLAAILVAFEQPQLRRAHRLPRKLTAIIHEGSQSWQGTTVDVSESGCQVLLDEWPNISDEVKIELVGDFGARALLSGKVIRAIATSKLQARLFIDFVEPTRTQIDDLTLVIYCDVKEWYSQTRTEVDDPIESLKFIITSIKRVFREFRPAIGVKVRKQVNGFAQLYWEGWEGHSYTATLTEIGTQDVRLEIDGSDIFNLEVMQNTQPVIGLLLSQEENDSQPTSLLAKVELIEPLSNPTFGHSSTAKAKTPKDATPQRVESETVIQENTTLHARVTDKGSDQPRHPKGTKSENTNLYAIELSFPESLKRQQQAKIKRLLTTLN comes from the coding sequence ATGACGAGTACATCCTCAAAAGTCAGAGAGAAGCCAAGTCGCAAACACATTGGGATTTCTAACGAGCAACGGAAGCGCCTATCGAACTTGCTTGTCGAGCGCGTGCCTCAGGCTTTTGACGCCGTTCTACAGGCGCTGCCCCACACTCACCTGCTGGTACTCATTGGGTCGCTGATTTGGCTGTCTATTCCCATCATCGCGGTACGTCCAGCCATTTGGCAGCAAGGGGTAGTCGCCGCTGTGCTCATCGCCGTGGGACGCATTGTTCTTCAGATGGAGGAGCAGCAACCCACTAAAAAAGTGAGCGAGTACCTTCATTTGTTTTTGATCGTTGTGAGCGTGGTGACAACGTTACGCTACCTGTATTACCGCGTCAACTACACGCTCAACTTCGATGACATCATTAACGGATTCTTCTGTTTCTTGCTATTTACGGCAGAACTTTATGCGATTTGTACGCTGGTTCTAGCCTATTTTCAGACCCTAAAAATTAAAGACCGCAAGCCTATTGATCTCTCCCTTTATCCCCAAGAACAATGGCCCAAGGTTGATATTTACATTCCCACTTATAACGAAGATGTTGAGATTGTCCGCAAGACAACTCTATGCGCTCTAGCGATCGATTATCCCGATGACAAAAAACGTGTTTACGTCCTAGATGATGGACGTGCGGAAAAGTATAAAGCCCGCCGAGAAGAATTGCGCCAAATGTGTGAGGAACTGGGCGCAACAATGCTGGTACGGGATAATAACGACCACGCCAAAGCCGGGAATATCAACACCGCCTTTAAGGTTACCGAAGGCGACCTGGTGCTGATTCTCGACTGCGACCACATGCCAGTCAAGGATTTTTTGATGAATGTGGTCGGCTTCTTTTTTAACCCCAAAGTTGCCTTCGTACAAACCCCTCACTGGTTCTATAACCCAGACCCCTTTGAGCGCAACCTCCTGACTCAGGGGAAAATCCCCGTTGGTAATGAGCTGTTTTATAAAGTCCTGCAAAAGGGCAACGACTTCTGGAATGCGGCGTTCTTTTGCGGTTCAGCGGCGGTGATTCGCAAGGAGTATGCGCTGCAAATTGGGGGAATTGCTACCGAAACCGTGACGGAAGACTGCCACACGGCGTTCCGCTTGCATTCTTTGGGCTACGAGTCGGTCTACTACGACAAAATTATGGTGGCGGGCTTAGCACCGGAGAAATTCTCCGCCTATGTGGGACAACAGGTGCGCTGGGCGCGGGGGATGGCTCAGATTCTGCGGATTGAAAACCCGTTGATCAACCGAAAACTGAATTTAACGATTCCTCAGCGAATCTGCTATTTCAGTGCCACCTCACACTTTTTTTATGGCTTTCCCCGGTTGATGTATGCTATTGCGCCACCGCTGTTTCTGCTATTTGGCATTAACTCGGTGAAAGGGTTGGGGTTAGAAACTTTGTTCTACGCCCTGCCTCACATTATCCTGTCGATGCAGACCAACCACATCCCCTACAAGCACGTCCGTTTCTCGTTCTGGAACGAGATTTTTGAGTTTGCTATGTCGTTCCAGGCGGGAATTGTCACGCTGTTAGCTCTGGTTAACCCGAAGCTGGGTTCGTTTAACGTGACGGATAAGGGATTGAGCGTTACCAAGCGCAGCTTTGACTTCGACTCCGTGCGGTACTTGGTGATTGTGGGGGCAATTGGAGGCGCATCCTTGCTGGCAGTGCCGTTTTGGCTGTGGCTTTCGCCGGAGGATACTCAGGCGGTTCTGATCAATACTTTTTGGTGTGTTTTTAATTTGTCCTTGGTGTTGGCGGCGATTTTAGTCGCTTTTGAGCAGCCCCAACTGCGACGGGCGCACCGCTTACCTCGGAAGCTGACAGCCATCATTCACGAAGGTTCCCAGAGTTGGCAAGGAACGACGGTGGATGTGAGTGAAAGCGGTTGCCAGGTTTTGCTGGATGAATGGCCGAACATCTCCGATGAAGTCAAAATTGAGCTGGTGGGAGACTTCGGGGCACGAGCACTCCTATCGGGAAAAGTGATTCGCGCGATCGCCACGAGTAAACTTCAAGCTAGGTTGTTTATTGACTTTGTGGAACCCACGCGCACCCAGATTGATGACCTGACGTTGGTTATCTATTGTGATGTGAAAGAGTGGTATTCTCAGACGCGCACCGAGGTGGACGATCCGATTGAATCGCTCAAGTTCATCATTACGAGTATCAAACGTGTCTTCCGTGAATTCCGCCCTGCGATTGGCGTCAAAGTCCGCAAGCAGGTGAATGGTTTTGCACAGCTTTATTGGGAAGGTTGGGAAGGACACTCCTATACAGCGACGCTGACGGAAATCGGGACGCAGGATGTTCGCTTAGAAATCGATGGCAGCGATATTTTCAATCTGGAGGTTATGCAGAATACACAACCGGTGATTGGTTTGTTGTTGAGTCAGGAGGAGAATGACTCGCAGCCAACTTCTTTGTTGGCGAAGGTGGAATTGATAGAACCGTTGAGTAATCCTACTTTTGGCCATTCCAGTACGGCGAAAGCCAAGACGCCAAAGGACGCGACGCCCCAACGCGTTGAATCGGAAACCGTCATCCAAGAGAACACCACCCTCCATGCACGCGTGACAGACAAGGGTAGCGATCAACCCCGGCATCCAAAAGGTACGAAGAGTGAAAACACGAACCTTTATGCGATTGAGTTAAGTTTCCCGGAGTCATTAAAACGACAGCAGCAAGCCAAAATTAAACGGCTTTTGACGACACTGAATTAA
- a CDS encoding response regulator → MNTMSMASYRSSQRLNPLSLLAQLSSRQANGCLQVSSGSVSWSIYLEQGKLIYASDSVDPFERLDRHLRRLSRQIPTLVSAVRVQVRLIFESDLESQSSQNPEYQAICWLVNQQYLREQDAANLIEELAEEVIVSLLSVKEGSYQLIEQDKLEELPKFCRLDLRTIVERCHEQLRRQQTVQPTSVASEHPPKQVVQNGAPTKLEVVPKNPVQSNTAPPTHPTTIAGINPGKALSKSTYTIACIDDSPTVLNAINSFLDDKSFSVVMINDPVRALMQIVRIKPDLILLDVAMPNLDGYELCSLLRKHSMFKNIPIIMVTGNTGFLDRAKAKLVKASGYLTKPFNQSELLKMVFKHLS, encoded by the coding sequence ATGAACACCATGTCTATGGCTAGCTACAGATCTTCCCAAAGGCTAAACCCACTTTCGTTATTAGCACAATTATCTAGTCGTCAGGCTAATGGGTGTTTACAAGTATCTAGTGGATCTGTTTCTTGGTCAATTTATCTAGAACAGGGAAAACTGATTTATGCCTCAGATTCAGTAGACCCCTTTGAGCGACTCGACCGTCATTTGCGTCGCCTCAGCCGTCAAATTCCTACGCTTGTTAGTGCAGTTCGAGTACAGGTTCGTCTAATATTTGAATCCGACTTGGAGAGTCAGTCCAGTCAAAATCCTGAATACCAAGCCATTTGCTGGTTAGTCAATCAACAGTATCTCAGGGAGCAAGATGCCGCCAATCTCATCGAAGAATTGGCAGAAGAAGTAATTGTGTCACTTCTTTCAGTAAAAGAAGGAAGTTATCAATTAATTGAACAAGACAAATTAGAGGAACTCCCTAAATTTTGTCGCCTCGATTTGCGAACGATAGTTGAACGCTGCCACGAACAGCTACGACGACAACAGACTGTACAACCAACCAGCGTAGCTTCAGAACATCCGCCTAAGCAGGTTGTTCAAAACGGTGCTCCGACCAAGCTAGAAGTAGTTCCCAAAAATCCTGTACAGAGTAATACAGCACCCCCAACACACCCTACGACTATAGCTGGAATCAACCCCGGTAAGGCGCTCTCAAAAAGCACCTATACGATTGCTTGTATTGATGACAGTCCAACCGTTTTAAATGCCATCAACTCTTTCTTGGATGACAAAAGCTTCTCCGTTGTCATGATTAATGACCCGGTAAGAGCGTTAATGCAAATTGTCCGGATTAAGCCGGACTTGATTTTGCTGGATGTGGCAATGCCCAACTTAGATGGCTATGAGCTGTGTTCTCTTTTACGCAAGCATTCGATGTTCAAAAATATCCCAATCATTATGGTGACTGGAAATACAGGATTTCTCGACCGAGCTAAGGCTAAACTGGTCAAAGCATCAGGCTACCTGACCAAGCCTTTCAACCAGTCGGAATTACTAAAAATGGTGTTTAAGCACTTATCGTAG
- a CDS encoding response regulator yields MSKTLMGTILIVDDNLSELELISHYLREGGYTVINAVGAKEALNKVLEQKPDVIITDVVMPGMSGFELCRRLKTHPDTEKVPIVICSSKDQEIDRLWGMKQGADAYLTKPFTREQILRAIKAVAV; encoded by the coding sequence ATGAGTAAAACTTTGATGGGCACAATTTTAATCGTAGATGATAACCTCTCAGAGCTGGAATTAATTAGCCATTATCTGAGAGAAGGAGGTTATACCGTCATCAATGCCGTTGGAGCTAAAGAAGCTCTCAATAAGGTTTTGGAGCAAAAGCCAGATGTGATTATTACCGATGTCGTCATGCCTGGAATGAGCGGTTTTGAGTTATGTCGCCGCCTCAAAACTCATCCGGATACCGAAAAGGTACCCATTGTCATTTGTTCTTCTAAAGACCAGGAAATTGATCGGCTGTGGGGAATGAAACAAGGTGCCGATGCCTACCTAACCAAACCTTTTACCCGCGAACAAATTCTTCGTGCCATCAAAGCCGTTGCCGTTTGA
- a CDS encoding chemotaxis protein CheW — MNSSALAHITKPNPNKKNLGDAYLKFQFGQQTPAVLSMSQAQEVFVLPVGRLTAMPNMPSYVMGLLNRRSKVLWVIDLAKMLGLPGIETNVQHYNSVIINSGSVSLLLIVQAVEGVLRLTPENIQPPLGQVSSGLVPYLRGCVLLDTEILLVLDAEAIMRSPLLHNT; from the coding sequence ATGAATAGTTCAGCACTCGCCCACATCACGAAGCCCAATCCCAACAAAAAAAATCTGGGGGATGCCTATCTCAAATTTCAGTTTGGTCAACAAACACCAGCTGTTTTATCCATGAGTCAGGCACAGGAGGTTTTTGTCTTACCCGTTGGGCGTCTGACAGCCATGCCCAATATGCCTTCCTATGTCATGGGATTGTTGAATCGGCGTTCAAAAGTGCTGTGGGTCATTGACTTGGCCAAGATGCTGGGCTTACCCGGAATCGAAACTAATGTTCAACATTACAATAGCGTAATTATCAATAGTGGGTCAGTCTCTCTATTGCTCATTGTGCAAGCCGTTGAAGGTGTGTTGCGCCTAACACCAGAGAACATTCAACCCCCCCTGGGGCAAGTCTCATCAGGTCTAGTGCCCTATTTACGCGGATGTGTCTTGCTCGATACAGAAATTTTATTAGTTCTAGATGCCGAGGCGATTATGCGATCGCCTCTTTTACACAACACTTAG
- a CDS encoding methyl-accepting chemotaxis protein → MVKQFNTASSGDNSIPDSISQNSSSSNSSFHPVLDAGPVRSGVTQSMMDRTSLQNTSTPLAYVPPQPSSSSVSDHWWGRMSFKTKATALAIALGVLPVMAIGGTSLVVTQSAINSEVKEADASGQTVKAQQAKALNNQLALILLLGIGVTGALAGFLANLFAEQTTRKLRHATHALDQLSKGEVNTRLLVEGSDELAELGSNINGIAKFVETIVLEQKANRTKLQNYADTLSASTRGDSQFLFDQAVSQAKEQLGVERVVIYGFEPDLSGCIVAEAVDQGWPRALADRISDPCIPGKLLDEYKKGRVVPTSDLRATNYSPAHLQLLNRLQVKANLVVPIVAAGNLLGLMVAHQCSSTRIWQDTEIHFLQQLATQVGLSLTGVSLAQSRKAEAERAQQLNEIISRVRESIKVEEIYHSAITGIREALKTDRVIVYLFDENWQGTIVAESVGSGWPKALGANIADPCFAEQYVEKYKRGRVKATENIYDAGLTKCYLGQLEPFKVKANLVAPILAEGKLLGLLVTHQCSSTRPWQEADITFFKQVAIQVGFALDQAALLEQREQARIVAEMVSVEQRQEKEALQLQLLELLSDVEGAARGDLTVRADVTTGEIGTVADFFNAVIESLREIVTNVKTAATQVNTSLGENEGAIRQLSEEALKQALDTTRTLDSVQEMSRSIQQVAENARQAAVVARTASSTAENGGLAMDRSVQNILSLRETVAQTAKKVKRLGESSQQISKVVSLINQIALQTNLLAINAGIEAARAGEEGQGFAVVAEEVGELAARSAAATRDIEQIVENIQKETTEVVEAMELGTTQVVEGTHLVEDAKQSLNKILDVSRQIDTLVQSISTATVSQAETSQAVTELMKEIAQVSERTSDSTRKVSSSLKETVGIAQELQASVGTFKVGD, encoded by the coding sequence ATGGTTAAACAATTCAATACAGCAAGCTCTGGTGATAACTCAATTCCTGATAGCATCAGCCAAAATAGCTCTAGCAGCAATTCCTCATTTCATCCAGTCTTGGATGCCGGCCCTGTTCGCAGTGGCGTTACTCAATCCATGATGGATAGAACTTCACTCCAGAATACGAGTACCCCTCTGGCTTACGTACCCCCTCAACCATCCAGCAGCTCTGTTTCCGATCATTGGTGGGGGCGGATGAGCTTCAAAACCAAAGCAACCGCTTTAGCTATTGCCCTTGGCGTCCTCCCAGTCATGGCGATTGGGGGAACCAGCTTGGTTGTCACCCAAAGCGCTATCAACTCCGAAGTCAAAGAGGCTGATGCATCGGGTCAAACCGTAAAAGCCCAACAAGCTAAAGCCCTAAACAATCAATTAGCCCTCATCCTACTTTTAGGCATCGGGGTAACAGGAGCGCTGGCGGGTTTTTTAGCAAATCTCTTTGCCGAACAAACGACCCGAAAACTGCGACACGCCACTCATGCTCTTGATCAACTCAGCAAAGGGGAAGTGAATACCCGCCTATTGGTGGAAGGCTCTGACGAACTCGCCGAACTCGGTTCTAACATCAACGGCATAGCTAAGTTTGTTGAAACAATTGTTTTAGAGCAAAAAGCCAACCGGACGAAACTCCAAAACTATGCCGACACGTTGAGCGCCTCCACTCGTGGGGACAGCCAATTCCTCTTCGACCAAGCCGTCAGTCAAGCCAAAGAGCAACTTGGCGTAGAGCGTGTGGTCATCTATGGCTTTGAACCTGATTTATCCGGCTGCATCGTCGCCGAAGCGGTCGATCAGGGTTGGCCTAGAGCCTTAGCCGACCGCATCAGTGACCCTTGTATTCCAGGAAAACTCTTAGACGAATACAAAAAAGGGCGAGTCGTTCCCACCAGTGACCTCCGGGCTACTAATTATTCCCCTGCACACCTACAGTTGTTAAACCGACTACAGGTCAAGGCCAACTTAGTGGTACCCATCGTCGCCGCCGGTAACCTCCTCGGACTAATGGTGGCGCATCAGTGTTCCAGCACTCGGATCTGGCAGGATACAGAAATTCATTTCCTCCAGCAGTTAGCCACTCAAGTCGGACTGTCTTTAACAGGTGTGAGTCTGGCGCAATCGAGAAAAGCCGAAGCCGAACGCGCCCAACAACTGAATGAAATTATCTCTCGTGTTCGGGAATCGATCAAAGTCGAAGAAATTTACCATTCTGCCATTACAGGCATCCGAGAAGCCCTAAAAACCGACCGCGTGATTGTCTATCTGTTTGACGAAAACTGGCAGGGAACCATCGTGGCGGAATCCGTAGGCAGTGGCTGGCCCAAAGCCCTGGGGGCAAACATTGCTGACCCCTGTTTTGCCGAGCAATATGTGGAGAAGTATAAGCGGGGTCGAGTTAAAGCCACCGAGAATATTTACGACGCGGGCTTAACCAAATGTTACCTGGGTCAACTCGAACCGTTTAAAGTCAAGGCCAATTTGGTCGCCCCGATTCTGGCAGAAGGCAAGTTACTCGGTCTGTTGGTGACCCATCAGTGTTCCAGCACGCGGCCTTGGCAGGAAGCGGATATCACTTTCTTCAAGCAGGTGGCGATTCAAGTTGGTTTTGCTTTAGACCAAGCCGCTCTGCTTGAGCAGCGAGAACAAGCCCGGATTGTCGCAGAAATGGTTTCTGTGGAGCAACGTCAAGAGAAAGAAGCCCTCCAGCTTCAACTTTTAGAACTGCTCAGTGATGTGGAAGGGGCGGCGAGGGGTGACCTCACGGTGCGTGCGGATGTCACCACTGGGGAAATTGGGACGGTGGCGGACTTCTTTAATGCGGTAATTGAGAGTCTGCGGGAAATTGTTACCAATGTGAAAACAGCCGCGACTCAGGTCAACACTTCACTGGGAGAAAATGAAGGGGCAATCCGTCAGCTTTCGGAAGAAGCCCTCAAGCAAGCTCTTGATACGACTCGCACCCTGGACTCGGTTCAAGAAATGAGCCGTTCGATTCAACAGGTGGCAGAAAACGCTCGTCAAGCCGCCGTTGTCGCCCGCACCGCCTCATCCACGGCGGAAAACGGTGGGCTGGCTATGGACCGCTCCGTGCAAAATATCCTCAGCTTGCGAGAAACTGTTGCACAAACAGCTAAAAAAGTCAAGCGTTTGGGTGAATCGTCCCAACAAATTTCCAAGGTGGTTTCCTTGATTAACCAAATCGCCCTACAAACCAACTTGCTAGCGATCAACGCCGGGATTGAAGCGGCACGGGCGGGTGAAGAAGGTCAGGGTTTTGCTGTGGTGGCGGAAGAAGTCGGGGAGCTGGCAGCGCGATCGGCAGCAGCCACGCGAGACATTGAACAAATTGTTGAAAATATCCAAAAAGAAACGACAGAAGTGGTCGAAGCGATGGAACTGGGTACAACCCAGGTGGTGGAAGGTACCCATCTGGTTGAGGATGCCAAGCAGAGCTTGAACAAAATTTTGGATGTGTCTCGGCAAATTGACACGTTGGTGCAATCGATTTCAACGGCAACGGTGTCCCAGGCGGAGACGTCTCAAGCCGTTACCGAGTTGATGAAGGAGATTGCCCAAGTCTCAGAGCGCACATCCGACTCTACCCGAAAAGTCTCCAGTTCTCTCAAAGAGACCGTCGGGATTGCTCAGGAATTACAGGCATCAGTGGGTACATTCAAAGTCGGTGATTAG
- a CDS encoding response regulator — protein MSQDKEREIQLQFLEEAQEYLDTIESVLLGLAGSHIDGQQMDAVLRAAHSVKGGAGMMGYQSLSQLAHRLEDSFKVLKAQRNSIVIDPELESLLLSAVDRLRQVLILNRKGTDVEEQWLVSVGTPVFDQLSSRLGDPVADDAATMLGAEDGTNVAALLFETEVEGCLNRLESVLADPKTPCLEEELSIMAQELGGLGEMLQLEAFTQLCESVIQHLEAAPDAVREIARAALTAWKRSQALVLVGQMNILPTQIDWSRGEMPVNISTDQRTQPIMIPTRIEAADLIYSEEELAAAFDIDTSEPTPFFTNIPIPSLTADEAEVEHLMDEIFEGPVVVPFNNTSTSASVPIDSPTHEDIAAEHSLFVEENWKEEELTAAFDIDVPTTLPTVPQTPVRKDATKYVKSQDEYTEESVAVPTTSTSLSREVQTVKSEVISRDIKWQEVKPDSTSSPQTAETQENTVRIPVRQLDRLNELFGELTIERNGLSLHLGRLRNLMETLSRRVGNLEQSNMRLRTTYDTVATQSVLEGTLLRGLGSGNWGHGGQEKPGNTASSPKSSQSSSPHETTFPLNSQFDALEMDRYSDLHLLSMEVMETIVQIQEVTSDIGLTLEDTDSTTRELNQTAKQLQTHLTRLRMRPLSDLVGRFSRALRDLSLQYGKQVELKVVGKGTLIDRTILEALSDPLMHLVRNAFDHGVEDVNAREMQGKPRTAVIEIKAAHRGNQTIITVSDDGKGINLHKIRAKAEAMGLDAELLAAASEDDLLSLIFEPGFSTAERVTDLSGRGVGMDVVRNNLKQIRGDIRVDTTPGQGTTFTLTVPFTLSVARVLLVESNGMLLAFPTDVIEEMLLPTVGQVYKTPGSEVLKWEGEMVPLTRLDEWLTFYCPRRVTTPEGVPSISEPTVLMVSLGEQLHGLVVDRCWGEREVAIRQVSGPLVMPPGFASCTIQGDGKVVPLVDAASLLRWVKSERAPTDRGVGTGEWGLGTGQEDKRNLALHSSGDETKAIPNAQSPISNPQSPIPQSQKDTILIVDDSINVRRFLALGLEKAGYLVEQAKDGQDAVEKLLGGLMVSAVICDIEMPRLDGYGFLARIKSDPAFNELPIAMLTSRSGEKHRQLAMTLGAAAYFSKPYNERELLTTLREVITESREILPIPSGVR, from the coding sequence ATGTCACAAGACAAGGAACGTGAAATTCAGCTCCAGTTCCTCGAAGAAGCACAAGAGTACCTGGATACAATTGAATCAGTACTCCTCGGCTTAGCCGGTAGCCACATTGATGGTCAACAAATGGATGCTGTCTTGCGAGCAGCCCATTCGGTCAAGGGTGGTGCCGGAATGATGGGGTATCAGAGCTTGAGTCAACTGGCTCACCGTCTGGAAGATTCTTTTAAAGTCTTAAAAGCTCAGAGAAACTCCATCGTCATTGACCCGGAGCTGGAAAGCTTGCTGCTCTCAGCGGTGGATCGCCTGCGCCAGGTACTGATTCTCAACCGTAAAGGGACTGACGTTGAGGAACAGTGGTTGGTGAGTGTTGGCACCCCGGTGTTTGACCAGCTCTCATCACGTCTCGGTGACCCGGTGGCAGATGATGCCGCCACCATGCTGGGAGCCGAAGACGGCACCAATGTGGCAGCACTGCTGTTTGAGACGGAAGTGGAGGGGTGTCTCAATCGCCTAGAGTCCGTTTTAGCTGACCCAAAAACGCCTTGCTTAGAGGAAGAACTGTCCATTATGGCCCAAGAGCTGGGAGGCTTGGGCGAAATGCTACAGTTGGAGGCTTTTACCCAACTGTGTGAATCAGTGATTCAACACCTGGAAGCGGCCCCAGACGCGGTGAGAGAGATTGCCAGAGCTGCGCTCACCGCTTGGAAGCGATCGCAAGCTTTAGTCCTGGTCGGTCAAATGAATATCCTACCGACCCAAATCGACTGGTCGAGAGGAGAGATGCCTGTCAACATCTCTACCGATCAGAGAACTCAACCGATAATGATTCCAACCCGAATCGAAGCGGCTGATCTAATTTATTCAGAAGAGGAGTTGGCGGCTGCCTTTGACATCGATACATCTGAGCCGACTCCCTTCTTCACTAACATTCCGATTCCTTCACTGACCGCCGACGAAGCGGAAGTGGAACATCTGATGGATGAGATTTTTGAAGGACCCGTTGTAGTACCCTTCAATAACACTTCTACTTCTGCATCTGTCCCCATCGATTCCCCAACCCATGAAGACATTGCGGCAGAACATTCCTTATTCGTAGAGGAAAATTGGAAAGAGGAGGAATTGACCGCAGCCTTTGATATTGATGTACCGACGACTTTGCCCACCGTCCCTCAAACTCCGGTTCGGAAAGACGCGACCAAATACGTCAAGAGCCAGGATGAGTACACAGAAGAATCCGTTGCGGTACCGACAACCAGCACTTCTCTTTCTAGAGAAGTTCAAACGGTTAAGAGTGAAGTTATCTCCAGAGATATCAAATGGCAAGAAGTCAAGCCAGACTCCACATCCAGTCCTCAAACGGCAGAAACTCAGGAAAACACAGTCCGAATTCCAGTCCGGCAGCTTGATCGACTCAACGAGCTATTTGGGGAACTCACCATTGAGCGCAATGGCCTCTCATTGCACTTAGGACGTTTACGTAACCTGATGGAAACCCTCAGCCGCCGAGTTGGTAATCTGGAGCAGTCGAATATGCGCCTCCGGACTACCTACGACACAGTGGCAACCCAATCAGTTCTCGAAGGAACTCTCTTGAGGGGACTGGGGAGCGGAAACTGGGGACACGGAGGACAAGAAAAACCGGGCAATACGGCTTCCTCGCCCAAATCTTCTCAATCCTCAAGTCCTCATGAAACCACCTTCCCGCTGAACAGTCAGTTCGATGCCTTAGAAATGGATCGCTACAGTGACTTACATTTGTTGTCGATGGAAGTGATGGAAACCATCGTCCAAATTCAAGAAGTCACCAGTGATATTGGACTGACGCTTGAGGATACCGACTCGACAACTCGTGAGTTAAACCAAACAGCCAAGCAGCTACAAACCCACCTCACCCGGCTACGGATGCGGCCTTTATCCGATTTGGTGGGACGATTTTCCCGAGCTCTACGAGACCTTTCTTTGCAGTACGGCAAGCAAGTCGAACTCAAAGTTGTAGGAAAAGGAACCCTAATTGACCGAACCATCTTGGAGGCTCTGAGTGATCCCTTGATGCACCTGGTGCGTAATGCCTTCGACCACGGGGTTGAGGACGTGAACGCAAGGGAGATGCAGGGTAAACCAAGAACCGCTGTGATTGAAATTAAAGCCGCTCACCGGGGTAACCAAACGATCATTACCGTCAGTGACGATGGCAAAGGGATTAACCTTCACAAAATCCGAGCCAAAGCGGAAGCCATGGGCTTGGATGCGGAATTACTCGCTGCCGCCAGTGAGGACGATTTGCTCTCACTGATTTTTGAACCCGGATTTAGCACGGCGGAGCGAGTCACCGACCTGTCGGGTCGGGGTGTGGGCATGGATGTTGTTCGCAACAACCTCAAGCAGATCCGTGGCGACATCCGAGTGGATACAACCCCAGGTCAAGGAACAACTTTTACCCTTACAGTTCCCTTTACCCTCTCTGTTGCGCGAGTCCTGCTGGTGGAAAGTAATGGCATGTTGTTGGCCTTCCCCACCGATGTGATCGAAGAAATGCTTTTACCCACTGTCGGTCAGGTGTATAAAACCCCTGGCAGCGAAGTCCTCAAATGGGAAGGGGAAATGGTTCCCCTGACTCGTTTAGATGAGTGGCTAACGTTTTACTGCCCCCGGAGAGTCACAACGCCTGAAGGTGTACCCAGCATTAGTGAACCAACAGTGCTGATGGTCAGTCTTGGGGAGCAGTTGCACGGGCTGGTCGTAGACCGCTGCTGGGGTGAACGGGAGGTGGCTATTCGTCAAGTGTCTGGGCCTTTGGTCATGCCTCCCGGCTTTGCTAGTTGTACAATCCAAGGCGATGGAAAGGTCGTACCACTGGTTGATGCGGCTTCTCTGCTGCGCTGGGTCAAGAGTGAGCGCGCGCCAACAGATCGAGGCGTCGGGACTGGAGAATGGGGACTCGGAACGGGTCAAGAAGACAAGAGAAATTTGGCACTTCATTCGTCCGGAGATGAAACTAAGGCGATCCCCAATGCCCAATCCCCAATCTCCAATCCTCAATCCCCAATCCCTCAAAGCCAAAAAGACACGATTCTCATTGTTGATGACTCGATCAATGTCCGCCGATTTTTAGCCCTAGGTTTAGAAAAAGCCGGGTATTTGGTGGAACAGGCTAAAGATGGTCAAGATGCGGTTGAAAAACTGTTGGGTGGATTGATGGTTAGTGCCGTCATTTGTGACATTGAGATGCCTCGTCTTGATGGTTATGGGTTTTTGGCTCGAATCAAATCAGACCCAGCTTTCAACGAGTTACCGATTGCCATGCTCACCTCTCGTAGTGGCGAGAAGCATCGACAACTGGCCATGACGTTAGGCGCAGCGGCCTATTTTTCTAAGCCCTACAACGAGCGAGAGTTATTAACAACCCTTCGAGAGGTGATTACAGAAAGTCGAGAAATATTGCCCATTCCTTCAGGCGTCCGATAA